TGCAAGTGAACACGGAAATCAAACGGTCGTCCATGGAATGTCATGAGCGAAATGCCCTGTTGTGCCAGATACGAACTAACGCGACGACTGCGGAAGACATGCTGATAAAGGCTGGACAGCTTGGAGAATTGTTTTTTTACATTGCCGCTGCCTGTATGATAGGAGGCAGTAAAGCCACCGCCTGCCTGGCGAACAACTTTGACAATGCCATACCCGAGACTTCCGTTTTTGGGCTTCAAATAAACGATAGGGTATTTACGCAGCAAGTCTCGAACTGTTGTAAGGGAAGGAGAGGTATAAGTCTCCGGGATATGCTCATTCACTTCTGGATTCGGATACAGCAGCTGGTGCACGCCCCATTTGTTGAAAAAGCCCTGATTGAACATCGGTAAATTGGGGTAACTGGCGAGTCGATACTTGAATTCCTGAACGGCTTCATGTTTTTCTGCTGAACGAGAGGGAATACGATCATAGACGACATCGGGCATGGCGGTAACATGCTTTTTCCAAAAGTAGCTGCCTGATTTGTTTCTGCGCAAAAACCACGCTTTGACCGTATTCGATTCCCAGTCTACATCGGTTGGGGAAAATATATAGTAGAAAACGCCTTTCCCTTCTTGGGCCTGTAACAAATTGTGAAAAAACGAGGTGCGTGGGCCAATTGGCTGCTTGGGATCTCGTCTGATGCCAGTCGTAACGATCCCGATTGAAGGACCGATCCGGAGCGCGGAACCCTCTAGTTTGAGCTGGATCAAGCCAGGGTGAGGAATGCCCAGCTCTGATTGCAATAGCGTCGTCACTTTTATGACATTCGCATCCGGATTGCGTTTGTCTTGTAAGACAGTTGCGACTACTTCCTTTTTACCCAGTAAGACTTTAATTTTCTGGCGTTGCCGTAGCTGTAGCTTTTGGAAGAGACTAGCTGGCAGAATAATCCCACTGATACGGGGGTTGGAAAGGAAGCGAAGCCGCATTCTGAACGTTTCCATGCTTTAACCTCCTACACGCTCTTTCATGAGATAGTGGGCGTAGCGAACAGGCTGAGTAATCGAATGTAGTTGTGCAGTTGGGTCGTCAATCATTCGAAAAACTGTTCGCCCTGGTCTGCTGTTTACTTCGATGATCCAAACATTACCTGCGGTGTCGATGCCAATATCGATTCCCAGCTCAACGAGTCTGCCGTGCGACTCTTCCAAAAAACGGGGAAGTTCTTCCGCCACTCGGTTGATTGATTGCTCGATGCGTGCCGCTTTTGCGGATTTGAAGTGAAGGGGCAGGAAAGAGGCCAGAGGTGTTGCTTTCCCTCCTCCGTGCAAATTGGAGGTGATGCTGCGTTTGTCTCCCAGGCGCACAGCTTTGCCAGTTGTCGCCCATTTACCTAGTCCGTTTTTTTGAACCAGAACACGGACATCAAATGGGGTACCATCCGGGGTATGCAACTCCAAATAGGGCTGTACCAGGAACTTGCGGCCAGCTGTAAAGACAGACACAAAACTTTTTAATCCGGCAGTGTCACGAATTCGCCTGGTGAAAGGTTGATTGTCCCGGTTTCGTCCAGAAGCTTCATAGCCACTGCGCACTTCTTTGATTCTCACGACGCCAATACCGTGAGTTCCCGCCATTGGTTTGATGATGGCTGCCCCGTATTTTTCCAGGGTTGCCTGAAGCACAGGATATGAGAATATTTCAGTAGGTGGTAGCAGCGGGGCGAGAAGAGGAGACTTAGCGAGCATCTGGTGCACCTGCCATTTTCCAGACAGACCATGCCCCAAAAACGTAATGTTGCGATCGTTTTGCAACTTTTCCACAAATGGTTTATAGTGGCGATAAGATGGGCCCACAAAGCAACGATCATAGATAAAGGCGGGGATTGGGAATTCTTTCGCGTGCCAGGACCCATTGCGATATTCGAAGCCTTTTACCATACGGGTGGAAAAGTTAACCTGACGTGGTGAAAAAACGAAGACACGTATGCCGTGCTTGCGTCCATAGAGCGTAAGCTTTTTATAGTACCCTTTGTCTACAAAGTGGGAGCCTTGGCACCGGGCCATGATGCCAAGACTTCTCTCGGATGCTGTCATGTAGGTCACCTTCGCCTGTTATTGTTGCGCTTCGGTCTTCTTTTTATGGGCTTTTGTGGTTGAATGGTCCGGGGAAAACCACTTAGAAAGGCGGAATAATCCAGCATGCGAACGACAGAAGGGCGAGCGCGCCGAGGCAGCTCTTCGGCACCCTCAGGCAACGGAACTGTTTTGGCTGACTTGGATGGCTTACTGTTGACCTCCAATAGCCACACCCGTCCATGGACATCGACTCCCAAATCAATTCCGAATTCTCCGTAATGCCCAGGCAGTGATTCTTCTAAAAGGATCGCGAGCTTAAGTGCTACTGTGTGTAACGTTTGAGGGGATGGTCGTATCGTGCTCGCCCGTGGTCCACATACTCGCAGCGCCTGAAGGGGAGTCATCATTTGCCCACCTCTGGATATATTGGAAACAATGCTGTTTAATCCCAGGCGAGCGACCATGGAAGTGACGGACCATTCGCCTTTTCGGTCTTTTTGTACCAATACACGAAAGTCTGTCGGTCGTCCTTGGATGCCGATTAACGGTAACCCTTGCTGCAGCAAATAGGATGTGCCTTTTGTCCTTTTTTGCAAATACTGATGTAAGCCCTGAATGCTAGCAAATGATTTGCGGAATCCTCCGGGGAACGCGAGCTGGTATCCTCCGGGTGAACTGCGAACTCGAATGATCCCGCGTCCCATACTGCCGTTAGCTGGTTTAGCATAAATCGTGCGATAGGTAGATAGCATTTGTCGCAGGTCTTCTTGATTCAAATAACGAACCATGCTGGGAAGATGCTCGGAGGCTGTCGGTTGATTCTCGAGAGCGGCGTGCACATGCCACTTATTCAAAAAACGCTCGTTAAAAAAGGGAATGGAAGCTTCCTTGCAGCGTTGAACCCAGTTGGCCATTTGTTCACTTCGTTCGCGTTGGCGGGACACGAGTCGGTTGTAAATGCATTGTGGAAGCGGAAGTAAGGTTTGTCTCCAAACGCCTCCTTTTCTAACGAGGCCGCGCACGGTTCCTGCATCCCAGTTGACATCCTGAAGCCGAAATGCGCAAAGGATCCCTCCGCGTTTACGGGTGATATCGGACATCTCGTGAAAGAAATTGTTTAGGTGTCCAAACGGTCCTTGCGAGGATGCTGCATTGTAGTTTGAAACAAGAACACCTACATACGGTCCGAAAACGATTGTTTTCTGATTCGTATCATAACGAACTAAGAGTGGAACGCCTTTGGGTAGA
The window above is part of the Brevibacillus brevis NBRC 100599 genome. Proteins encoded here:
- a CDS encoding YheC/YheD family protein, coding for METFRMRLRFLSNPRISGIILPASLFQKLQLRQRQKIKVLLGKKEVVATVLQDKRNPDANVIKVTTLLQSELGIPHPGLIQLKLEGSALRIGPSIGIVTTGIRRDPKQPIGPRTSFFHNLLQAQEGKGVFYYIFSPTDVDWESNTVKAWFLRRNKSGSYFWKKHVTAMPDVVYDRIPSRSAEKHEAVQEFKYRLASYPNLPMFNQGFFNKWGVHQLLYPNPEVNEHIPETYTSPSLTTVRDLLRKYPIVYLKPKNGSLGYGIVKVVRQAGGGFTASYHTGSGNVKKQFSKLSSLYQHVFRSRRVSSYLAQQGISLMTFHGRPFDFRVHLHKNQQNEWVVSCTAAKVAGSGSVTTHVRTGGTVIPGDDLLQHLFGKQKPLMTQRISDASIRLATAIELAKGIDLGELGLDMGIDTQGHVWMFEANSKPGRSIFKHARLKQADQESRKLLVDYSCYLANF
- a CDS encoding YheC/YheD family protein; the encoded protein is MTASERSLGIMARCQGSHFVDKGYYKKLTLYGRKHGIRVFVFSPRQVNFSTRMVKGFEYRNGSWHAKEFPIPAFIYDRCFVGPSYRHYKPFVEKLQNDRNITFLGHGLSGKWQVHQMLAKSPLLAPLLPPTEIFSYPVLQATLEKYGAAIIKPMAGTHGIGVVRIKEVRSGYEASGRNRDNQPFTRRIRDTAGLKSFVSVFTAGRKFLVQPYLELHTPDGTPFDVRVLVQKNGLGKWATTGKAVRLGDKRSITSNLHGGGKATPLASFLPLHFKSAKAARIEQSINRVAEELPRFLEESHGRLVELGIDIGIDTAGNVWIIEVNSRPGRTVFRMIDDPTAQLHSITQPVRYAHYLMKERVGG
- a CDS encoding YheC/YheD family protein → MSYVPTIVVENEIISEVDLYLPQAHLRKWNLSTPSTISVQFGNKTVSARVGGWERGGKTSGKTFIRPSLAQSLYLPKGVPLLVRYDTNQKTIVFGPYVGVLVSNYNAASSQGPFGHLNNFFHEMSDITRKRGGILCAFRLQDVNWDAGTVRGLVRKGGVWRQTLLPLPQCIYNRLVSRQRERSEQMANWVQRCKEASIPFFNERFLNKWHVHAALENQPTASEHLPSMVRYLNQEDLRQMLSTYRTIYAKPANGSMGRGIIRVRSSPGGYQLAFPGGFRKSFASIQGLHQYLQKRTKGTSYLLQQGLPLIGIQGRPTDFRVLVQKDRKGEWSVTSMVARLGLNSIVSNISRGGQMMTPLQALRVCGPRASTIRPSPQTLHTVALKLAILLEESLPGHYGEFGIDLGVDVHGRVWLLEVNSKPSKSAKTVPLPEGAEELPRRARPSVVRMLDYSAFLSGFPRTIQPQKPIKRRPKRNNNRRR